In the Wyeomyia smithii strain HCP4-BCI-WySm-NY-G18 chromosome 2, ASM2978416v1, whole genome shotgun sequence genome, one interval contains:
- the LOC129725328 gene encoding integrin-linked protein kinase: MEDIFHWCREGNSIQVRLWLDDTEHDMNQGDDHGFSPLHWCAKEGHTKLVEMLLHRGARVNATNMGDDIPLHLAAAHGHLEIVQMLIRHRSDVNAANEHGNTPLHYAAFWGYQPIAEELVSNGALVSLANKDGDTPLDKAKAQLATRIHNLAVESGQELKKISFKDQSWLGMKTRSRDATLSRYKGINIKDLMLHTKLAITPGGETWRGRWQNNDIVAKILAIRDCNSRVSRDFNEEFPKLRIFSHPNILPVIGACNAPPRLIVISQYMPRGSLYDLLHGAAGIVVDTAQAVRFALDMARGMAYLHSLERIIPEYHLNSFHVMIDDDLTARVNMADAKFSFQERGRVYQPAWMSPEMLQKKRSDRNWEACDMWSFAICIWELATREVPFADLSPMEAGMRIATEGLRVTIPPGTSLHLCKLIKICMNEDPGKRPKFDMIIPILEKMKR; the protein is encoded by the exons ATGGAAGATATTTTTCACTGGTGCCGCGAGGGCAATTCCATTCAGGTGCGTCTATGGTTGGACGATACCGAACATGATATGAACCAAGG tgACGATCATGGTTTCAGCCCGTTGCATTGGTGCGCCAAGGAGGGTCACACCAAGTTGGTCGAAATGCTACTACATCGTGGTGCCCGAGTTAATGCTACTAATATGGGTGACGACATCCCGCTCCACTTGGCCGCGGCTCATGGGCATCTGGAGATCGTTCAAATG ttAATACGTCACCGTTCGGATGTTAATGCGGCCAACGAACACGGCAACACCCCACTCCACTATGCTGCCTTCTGGGGTTATCAACCAATCGCAGAAGAGCTGGTTAGCAACGGTGCTTTGGTTTCACTGGCTAATAAGGATGGTGATACACCTCTGGATAAAGCCAAAGCGCAACTAGCCACGCG CATACACAATTTGGCAGTGGAAAGTGGACAGGAGTTGAAGAAAATTAGCTTCAAGGATCAGAGTTGGTTGGGCATGAAAACACGCTCACGAGACGCTACGTTGTCTCGGTACAAGGGCATCAACATCAAGGACCTGATGCTACACACCAAGCTAGCCATCACGCCGGGCGGTGAAACCTGGCGCGGTAGATGGCAAAATAATGACATTGTTGCTAAGATACTAGCGATTCGAGATTGCAATTCGCGTGTTAGTCGAGACTTCAACGAAGAATTCCCGAAACTAAGAATCTTTTCGCATCCGAACATTTTGCCTGTAATTGGTGCTTGCAATGCCCCGCCCCGACTGATCGTGATTAGTCAGTATATGCCTAGGGGATCGTTATACGATCTACTGCATGGTGCTGCCGGGATTGTTGTCGATACTGCACAGGCTGTACGATTTGCACTGGACATGGCTCGCGGTATGGCATATTTGCACTCCCTGGAAAGAATTATACCGGAGTATCATCTGAATAGCTTCCATGTTATG ATTGACGATGACTTGACGGCCCGTGTGAACATGGCGGATGCGAAGTTCTCGTTCCAGGAGCGTGGTCGAGTTTACCAGCCGGCTTGGATGAGTCCAGAAATGCTACAGAAAAAGCGCAGCGATCGTAACTGGGAAGCGTGCGATATGTGGAGTTTTGCTATTTGCATCTGGGAGCTGGCAACGCGAGAGGTTCCTTTCGCCGATCTTTCACCAATGGAAGCTGGAATGCGCATCGCTACGGAGGGTTTACGAGTAACTATTCCGCCCGGAACATCACTACACCTGTGCAAATTGATTAAAATTTGCATGAATGAAGATCCGGGTAAACGTCCCAAATTTGACATGATTATACCGATCCTCGAAAAGATGAAGCGTTAG